TTCAGCCGCCGCTCGGAGGCGTTCTCCGAGCGCGACGCCGAGTTCGCCGCGAACGCGAAGCTGAAGGAGGAGCTGCTCGTCGAGGCCGAGCAGATCGACCCGTCGACCGATCTCAAGGCCGCCCAGGCGCACCTGCACCGGATCCAGGAGCGGTGGGACGAGATCGGCAAGGTGCCGCGCGAGCGGATGCGCGATCTGGAGGGCCGGCTGCGGGCGGTGGGCGACAAGGTCCGCAACGCCGCGGACGCGCAGTGGCGCCGCAGCGACCCGGAGGCGCAGGCCAGGGTCGACCAGTTCCGCGAGCGGGTCGAGCAGTTCGAGGCGCAGGCCGAGAAGGCGCGCGCAGCGGGCGATGAGCGCCGCGCCAAGAAGGCGCAGGAGCAGGCCGACCAGTGGCGGGAGTGGCTGTCGGCCGCCGAGCAGGCGATCGCCAGCAGGTAGCGGATGCGAGAAGGGCCCCTTCGCCACGAGGCGGAGTGGCCCTTCTCGACGTTCGGCGTCAGTCCCTGGACCAGATGACCTTGATCCACTGGACGGCCAGGACGACCATGCAGACCGCCGCGATGATCAGGCCGAACGCCGGGCCGTGCTGACCGCTGGTCTGGCGGGACCAGATCGCGATCACGCCTTCGAAGGCCACCACGAGCCCGGCCATGCCCGCCACGAAGGCGAACAGCCAGCGGCGGGTGATCAGCGCCAGCGCGCCGACGCCGAGGCCGACGACGGTGGAGTTGACCGCGAACAGCCACGGCAGCAGGCCGATCTTGAGCGCCGGGTCCGCCTGACCGGTCAGCACCTCCCAGCCTGCGGCGTCACCGGCCCAGGGCAGCATCGCGGAGACGACCAGCACCAGCATCACCGGAGCGATCACCATCGCCCGGGAGCCGGGGTCGATGCGGCGCAGCCAGGCCCGCTGCTGACGCTGGTCCTCGGCCTCGCTCATCATCACTTCCTGCACTCCGCTCAACACGCACATCCCTGTTCGGCGATCGGCTGCGGGGCTGGAGCCCCGAAGGACGGCAGACCGAGCGTGACGCCCGAGGTCTTCGGCCGCACGCCCTCCTCCCAGTGGTCACCCGCCCGGGTGCGCCGGTGCGAGCTGATGTCGGTGTCGGCGACCAGGTGGTGCGGGGCGGCGCGGGTGATGGTGGTGTGCACGACGTCGCCAGGCCGGATCTCGCGGTCGACGGCGCCGGTCGGCGTGAAGTGCACCAGCCGCCCGTCGCGGGCGCGGCCGGAGAGCCGGTGGGTCTCCGCGTCCTTGCGGCCCTCGCCCTCGGCGACCAGCAGTTCCACTGGGCGTCCGACGAGGTTCTTGTTCTCCGCCCAGGAGATCTCGTTCTGCAGCTCGATCAGCCGGTCGTAGCGCTGCTGGACGACCTCCTTCGGCAGCTGGTCGGGCAGCTCGGCGGCGGGCGTGCCGGGGCGCTTGGAGTACTGGAAAGTGAACGCGCTGGAGAACCGGGCCTGCCGGACGACCTCCATCGTCGCCTCGAAGTCCTCCTCGGTCTCGCCCGGGAAGCCGACGATGATGTCGGTGGTGATGGCCGCGTCCGGCATCGCCTCGCGCACGTTGCGCAGGATGTTCAGGTACCGCTCGGAGCGGTAGGAGCGGCGCATCGCCTTGAGGATCCGGTCGGAGCCGGACTGCAGCGGCATGTGCAGCTGCGGGCACACGTTCGGCGTCGCGGCCATCGCCTCGATCACGTCGTCGGTGAAGTCGCGCGGGTGCGGCGAGGTGAAGCGGACCCGCTCCAGTCCCTCGATCTGCCCGCAGGAGCGCAGCAGCTTGCCGAACGCGAAGCGGTCGCCGAACTCGACGCCGTAGGCGTTGACGTTCTGCCCGAGCAGCGTCACCTCGAGCACGCCCTCGGAGACCAGGGCCTGCACCTCGGCGAGGATCTCGCCCGGCCGGCGGTCCTTCTCCTTGCCGCGCAGCGCGGGCACGATGCAGAACGTGCAGGTGTTGTTGCAGCCGACCGACACCGACACCCAGCCCGAGTAGGCCGACTCGCGGCGCGCCGGGAGCGTGGAGGGGAAGACGTCGAGCGCTTCGAGGATCTCGACCTCGGCCTCTTCGTTGTGCCGCGCGCGCTCCAGCAGCGTCGGCAGCGAACCGAGGTTGTGGGTGCCGAAGACGACGTCCACCCACGGGGCCCGCTTGACGATCGTGTCGCGGTCCTTCTGCGCCAGGCAGCCGCCGACCGCGATCTGCATGTTCGGGTTGCGGTCCTTGGCCGGACGCATGTGGCCGAGGGTGCCGTAGAGGCGGTTGTCCGCGTTCTCCCGCACCGCGCAGGTGTTGAACACGACCACGTCGGCGTCACCCGATCCGGCGCGCTCGTACCCGGCGTCCTCCAGCATGCCCGCGAGCCGCTCCGAATCGTGCACGTTCATCTGGCAGCCGAAGGTTCGGATCTCGTACGTCCTCGTGCTCACCGTTCCACGGTAGCGCCTGGTCAGATCGTGGATTCACCCGCCCGGCGAGCAGGTCGCGGGCAGTTCCGCTACCGAGCGTCAGTAATCACCCACGAAAAGCGACTGCGGAGCGTAACCTAGTTGCAACATGCCTTGGTCCGTTCCGTCTGGACTATCCCCCAAATGAGGCTTAAGTTTCGGCCAACGAATCCACTTTGACGCGTTCAGGAGTTCGAATGACCGCAGCTTCCACGGACACTCCGATGATCCGGATGTCCGCGGTCGACAAGTACTTCGGTTCCTTGCACGTGCTGCGGGAGATCGACCTGGAGGTCCCCCGCGGGCAGGTCGTGGTGGTGCTCGGGCCGTCCGGGTCGGGCAAGTCGACGCTGTGCCGGGCGATCAACCGGCTCGAGCCGATCAACTCGG
This portion of the Saccharopolyspora antimicrobica genome encodes:
- the miaB gene encoding tRNA (N6-isopentenyl adenosine(37)-C2)-methylthiotransferase MiaB — its product is MSTRTYEIRTFGCQMNVHDSERLAGMLEDAGYERAGSGDADVVVFNTCAVRENADNRLYGTLGHMRPAKDRNPNMQIAVGGCLAQKDRDTIVKRAPWVDVVFGTHNLGSLPTLLERARHNEEAEVEILEALDVFPSTLPARRESAYSGWVSVSVGCNNTCTFCIVPALRGKEKDRRPGEILAEVQALVSEGVLEVTLLGQNVNAYGVEFGDRFAFGKLLRSCGQIEGLERVRFTSPHPRDFTDDVIEAMAATPNVCPQLHMPLQSGSDRILKAMRRSYRSERYLNILRNVREAMPDAAITTDIIVGFPGETEEDFEATMEVVRQARFSSAFTFQYSKRPGTPAAELPDQLPKEVVQQRYDRLIELQNEISWAENKNLVGRPVELLVAEGEGRKDAETHRLSGRARDGRLVHFTPTGAVDREIRPGDVVHTTITRAAPHHLVADTDISSHRRTRAGDHWEEGVRPKTSGVTLGLPSFGAPAPQPIAEQGCAC
- a CDS encoding Rv2732c family membrane protein is translated as MQEVMMSEAEDQRQQRAWLRRIDPGSRAMVIAPVMLVLVVSAMLPWAGDAAGWEVLTGQADPALKIGLLPWLFAVNSTVVGLGVGALALITRRWLFAFVAGMAGLVVAFEGVIAIWSRQTSGQHGPAFGLIIAAVCMVVLAVQWIKVIWSRD